The following are from one region of the Methanospirillum hungatei genome:
- a CDS encoding SulP family inorganic anion transporter: MSDEVTKRKDSASSLIKRLLHYTPGLQHLSTYQREWFRNDLVAGAVVFAVLIPSNLAYGELAGFTPVFGLYAGFVAMLAYALFSSSRQIIIGPESTTAILLATTVAPLAMGDSVRYAVLAGALALFVGLICLLAGRFRLGFVSDFFSKPILTGYITGTSIVVIISQLGKMFGISLSSVEISDKFFELISKLDQTHMLTLAFGIITLIILFCIRIFAPRLPGPLIVVVGAIVVSTVFHLEEFGIAIVGDIASGLPEMHIPLISFSDFQVLIPAAIAISVIMFTDGTLTGRVFAKKNHYKLDSNKELIAFGAANICTGFFQGFPVGASQTKTAVNDSAGGKSQLSSIIAAGLVILFLIFFTSVLSNLPLVALGAIVIVAGYSLIDIGEFRSIYQARRSEFVLAILTLVGVLVFGLIEGVALAVGFSLLEFIRRIYRPHSSILGIHEGKDGFHGVSSEGEKFFFPGLVVYKFDAPLFFANASYFSSNLSSVLSTSEEPVRYLLLDAEAITDLDSSASDMLRELIEELHEKKIIVGITGAGCMLIEMMHKTGIEEIVGLENIFPTIRSGIIAFGERYLEDQES; the protein is encoded by the coding sequence GCAGGAGCAGTAGTATTCGCTGTCCTTATTCCTTCGAACCTGGCGTACGGAGAATTAGCAGGATTTACACCAGTTTTTGGCCTATATGCAGGATTTGTAGCCATGCTTGCATATGCCCTCTTCAGCAGTTCACGTCAGATCATCATCGGACCTGAATCCACGACTGCAATCCTGCTTGCAACCACCGTAGCGCCTCTTGCCATGGGAGATTCTGTACGATATGCAGTACTTGCAGGTGCTCTTGCCCTATTCGTCGGGCTTATCTGTCTGTTGGCCGGCCGGTTCAGACTGGGTTTTGTATCTGATTTCTTTTCAAAGCCAATCCTTACCGGATATATCACCGGAACCTCCATTGTTGTCATAATCAGTCAGCTCGGAAAGATGTTTGGAATAAGTCTCTCGAGCGTGGAGATCTCTGACAAATTCTTTGAACTTATCAGCAAACTGGACCAGACACACATGCTGACCCTGGCGTTTGGCATCATCACCCTGATCATCCTTTTCTGCATCCGGATTTTTGCACCCCGTCTTCCCGGGCCCCTGATTGTTGTCGTCGGTGCAATTGTTGTGTCCACAGTGTTTCATCTTGAAGAGTTCGGCATTGCGATCGTTGGGGATATCGCCAGCGGACTCCCTGAAATGCATATTCCACTCATCAGTTTTTCTGATTTTCAGGTTCTGATTCCTGCTGCAATCGCAATCTCGGTGATCATGTTTACTGATGGGACACTGACCGGCCGGGTATTTGCGAAAAAGAATCACTATAAACTCGATTCTAACAAGGAACTTATCGCCTTCGGAGCAGCGAATATTTGTACCGGATTTTTTCAGGGATTTCCTGTCGGGGCCAGTCAGACAAAGACTGCTGTTAATGACAGTGCCGGAGGGAAAAGCCAGCTATCAAGCATCATTGCGGCAGGACTGGTCATTCTCTTTCTTATCTTCTTTACTTCGGTCCTGAGCAATCTCCCCCTGGTCGCCCTTGGTGCCATTGTGATCGTCGCCGGATACAGCCTGATTGACATCGGGGAATTTAGATCCATCTATCAGGCCAGGCGGAGTGAGTTTGTTCTGGCAATTCTTACCCTGGTTGGCGTTCTGGTCTTCGGCTTGATTGAAGGAGTTGCCCTCGCCGTCGGTTTCTCTCTGCTCGAATTTATCAGGCGGATTTATCGCCCGCACAGTTCGATTCTTGGTATTCATGAAGGGAAAGATGGATTTCATGGAGTTTCTTCTGAAGGAGAGAAATTCTTCTTCCCCGGATTGGTTGTTTATAAATTTGATGCTCCGCTTTTCTTTGCGAATGCATCATATTTTTCTTCAAATCTCTCATCCGTTCTTTCTACATCTGAAGAACCGGTCAGATACCTGCTCCTTGATGCAGAAGCGATTACGGATCTCGATTCATCGGCATCAGATATGCTCCGGGAGCTGATCGAAGAACTTCATGAAAAGAAGATTATTGTAGGTATTACCGGAGCAGGGTGTATGCTTATCGAGATGATGCACAAGACAGGAATAGAAGAGATTGTCGGATTAGAGAATATCTTTCCCACGATCCGGTCTGGGATTATTGCCTTTGGAGAGCGGTATCTCGAGGATCAGGAATCCTGA
- a CDS encoding STAS domain-containing protein, giving the protein MDIRTTIIEHTLILAPKGRLDGHGSGLLQDALAAGMTDTIRFVLFDLTDVPYLSSAGLRVMVMARKQVAPRDGKVFLSNVSPFIMNVLQMAGMHKIFQTEPDARTVLSIIHDVCAEKQHDPDTVQYTIDGGSIEIQTVCTEKATLHLTGSLSRVLYAQISPDKVRLVRFSDCEYSIGLGAMAESPEMARELLGEMITLQGSIVWLPTDGNKTPDFFIPITDTGEVRIYTGFNAALRGHFQETLTLTSDTPDGISLSQVYKRIFGHARKMRPDYSGIIAIALIGESGGVRSSGITHPPVPERAPMNGGSIMDPGNVDEWIEVSDSFEYAGESIIAFGIGIDLTHDLSEFQPEQLSALSYIHPANRGLSEISLHTHGVVFKKSLLSPEPDIGSKIRHLMNNGEFLDMRHLMDDSRLRTIHGAIAYISEIETDE; this is encoded by the coding sequence ATGGATATCAGGACCACGATCATTGAACATACCCTTATATTAGCACCGAAAGGCAGGTTGGACGGTCATGGATCAGGACTGTTACAGGATGCACTGGCGGCAGGCATGACGGATACCATCCGGTTTGTCTTGTTTGATCTCACTGATGTTCCATACCTTAGTAGTGCCGGCCTCCGGGTGATGGTGATGGCACGAAAACAGGTCGCACCAAGGGACGGAAAGGTCTTCCTCAGCAATGTATCTCCTTTTATCATGAATGTCCTCCAGATGGCCGGGATGCATAAAATATTCCAGACAGAACCTGATGCCCGCACGGTTCTTTCAATCATTCATGATGTCTGTGCAGAAAAACAGCATGATCCTGATACCGTGCAGTATACCATAGATGGAGGGAGTATTGAGATCCAGACCGTTTGCACTGAAAAAGCTACCCTTCACCTGACTGGAAGTCTTTCACGGGTTTTGTATGCACAAATCAGTCCGGACAAGGTACGACTGGTTCGATTTTCGGATTGTGAATACTCCATTGGACTTGGTGCCATGGCTGAAAGTCCCGAAATGGCACGAGAATTGCTCGGTGAGATGATAACCTTGCAGGGATCCATTGTCTGGCTCCCGACCGATGGGAATAAAACCCCGGATTTTTTTATTCCTATTACCGATACCGGGGAAGTCAGGATTTATACTGGATTTAATGCCGCACTCAGGGGCCATTTCCAGGAAACTCTGACACTTACATCAGACACACCAGATGGGATCTCCCTCAGTCAGGTCTATAAGAGGATCTTTGGCCATGCCAGGAAGATGAGGCCGGATTATTCAGGAATAATCGCGATTGCACTTATCGGAGAGTCGGGAGGTGTCAGAAGCTCAGGGATCACTCATCCGCCGGTTCCAGAGAGAGCCCCAATGAACGGGGGTTCAATCATGGACCCCGGCAATGTGGATGAATGGATTGAGGTGTCAGATTCATTTGAGTATGCAGGAGAGAGCATCATCGCTTTTGGGATCGGCATAGACCTCACCCATGATCTGTCAGAATTTCAGCCTGAACAACTCTCTGCTCTATCATATATCCATCCGGCAAACAGAGGGCTTTCGGAGATATCACTGCATACTCATGGAGTGGTTTTTAAAAAATCCCTACTCTCTCCCGAACCTGATATCGGATCGAAGATACGGCATCTCATGAATAACGGGGAGTTTCTGGACATGCGGCATCTTATGGATGATTCACGACTTCGCACCATTCATGGGGCAATAGCGTACATCTCGGAGATTGAAACTGATGAATGA
- the nrdD gene encoding anaerobic ribonucleoside-triphosphate reductase — translation MPPVRTSDGHILEWDRDRIVKQILKETRLVEIFYGFDGADEETAQEIAREVEDRIKKLNLRTLSGPLIREIMNIILIERGRIQWRNVCTRVGTPVYDAHQIDVGRGFEAKDNANLQENAETSHKKKADKISKEQYLLQLPPHLADRHLCGDIHIHDLEYFGTRPFCQDWDLRYFFYYGLMPDGNGTKASVAGPANRAEVAVLHAVKALGSAQTNFAGGQGYYNFLTFLAPYFANMPYEEMKQLMQMFVYEMTQMMVARGGQLVFSSVQLSPGVPKLWKDKPCVYKGKVWNGKEAPLQTYGACEREVRLLFKALMEVMLVGDYWGKPFNFPKPEISIEPDFMHEDEEFNKAHPDLPTYEDLYLLTFELASKFGTPYYDNQLPAYRGAGEGISCYQCCAYQFSTMADQDADFDKKLYFEDGMHFSMGSWGVVSLNCPRASYKAHGDEERLFAELRSMMDTAVEVFKIKLRWMEHIKKSNRMPFAMQRPRDPKTSERGAMAVDFDGLVYTIGIVGLNELVQHFTGHQLHESDDAFRLGVLAMTEMELYSQELTRKHGMTIALARTPAETTGQRFAVADLLRREFHEGAKQVIKGNLEVALSRLGDTRDLPIYYTNGTHVAPGADITLARRAEIEHVFFPIVDGGNIFHIWLGEARPDPRGLMDMAMKLCRSTQIGYFAFTRDLTVCLHQFSEWDGKHVHVPVKEPGGTQSGIQAPIHV, via the coding sequence ATGCCACCGGTCAGGACCAGTGACGGGCATATCCTGGAGTGGGACCGGGACCGGATAGTAAAACAGATCCTGAAAGAGACAAGGCTCGTTGAAATTTTTTATGGATTTGATGGAGCCGACGAGGAAACTGCACAGGAAATAGCCAGGGAAGTTGAAGATCGTATCAAAAAACTTAACTTGCGCACCTTGTCCGGCCCCTTGATCAGGGAGATCATGAATATCATCCTGATCGAGCGGGGGAGGATTCAGTGGCGGAATGTCTGCACGAGGGTAGGGACTCCTGTTTATGACGCTCATCAGATAGATGTCGGCAGGGGATTTGAAGCAAAGGATAATGCAAACCTACAGGAGAATGCAGAAACATCCCATAAAAAGAAGGCAGACAAGATTAGCAAGGAACAGTATCTCCTACAACTTCCTCCACACCTTGCTGACCGGCACCTGTGCGGAGATATTCATATCCATGATCTTGAGTATTTCGGAACCAGACCATTCTGTCAGGATTGGGATCTCCGGTATTTCTTCTATTATGGACTCATGCCTGACGGAAATGGTACCAAGGCATCGGTTGCCGGGCCTGCAAACCGGGCGGAGGTTGCCGTACTTCACGCAGTAAAAGCACTTGGAAGTGCCCAGACTAACTTTGCCGGCGGTCAGGGGTACTATAATTTCCTTACCTTTCTGGCGCCATACTTTGCAAATATGCCCTATGAAGAGATGAAACAGCTGATGCAGATGTTTGTCTATGAGATGACCCAGATGATGGTCGCCCGTGGTGGACAACTCGTCTTCTCGTCTGTTCAACTCTCTCCAGGGGTTCCAAAGTTGTGGAAAGATAAGCCCTGTGTATATAAGGGAAAGGTCTGGAATGGAAAAGAAGCCCCGCTCCAGACGTATGGAGCATGTGAGCGTGAAGTCAGGCTGCTCTTTAAAGCACTCATGGAGGTCATGCTTGTCGGAGACTACTGGGGAAAACCCTTTAATTTCCCTAAACCGGAGATTAGCATCGAACCGGATTTCATGCATGAAGATGAAGAGTTCAATAAGGCTCACCCAGATCTCCCGACCTATGAAGATCTCTATCTTCTGACCTTCGAACTTGCTTCAAAATTCGGGACACCCTACTATGATAATCAGCTTCCGGCATATCGTGGTGCCGGGGAGGGGATTTCATGCTATCAGTGTTGTGCTTACCAGTTCTCAACTATGGCGGATCAGGACGCGGACTTTGATAAAAAACTCTATTTCGAGGATGGGATGCACTTTTCCATGGGATCCTGGGGTGTCGTCTCACTCAACTGTCCCCGGGCCTCCTACAAGGCACATGGCGATGAGGAGCGGCTCTTTGCTGAACTTCGGTCTATGATGGATACCGCCGTTGAGGTTTTTAAGATAAAACTCCGGTGGATGGAACATATCAAAAAGAGTAACCGGATGCCTTTTGCCATGCAGCGACCACGTGATCCGAAGACCAGTGAGCGAGGTGCTATGGCGGTTGACTTTGACGGGCTTGTCTATACCATAGGAATTGTCGGCCTGAATGAATTGGTCCAGCACTTCACCGGTCATCAACTCCATGAGTCAGATGACGCGTTCCGCCTCGGGGTTCTAGCAATGACCGAGATGGAACTCTACAGCCAGGAGCTTACCAGAAAGCACGGGATGACTATCGCCCTTGCACGGACTCCTGCAGAAACAACCGGTCAGCGATTTGCCGTTGCTGATCTCCTCCGCAGGGAGTTTCACGAAGGGGCAAAGCAGGTTATCAAGGGTAATCTTGAAGTTGCTTTATCCCGTCTTGGCGATACTCGTGACCTTCCGATCTACTATACGAACGGCACCCATGTCGCTCCTGGTGCAGACATCACCCTTGCACGCCGTGCAGAGATAGAACATGTCTTCTTTCCGATTGTGGACGGTGGTAATATCTTCCATATCTGGCTTGGAGAGGCTCGCCCTGATCCCCGTGGCCTCATGGACATGGCTATGAAACTCTGCCGGAGCACCCAGATTGGGTATTTTGCCTTCACCCGAGACCTGACCGTATGCCTGCACCAGTTCTCTGAGTGGGATGGCAAACATGTACATGTCCCAGTAAAAGAGCCTGGTGGGACGCAATCAGGAATCCAGGCACCTATCCACGTGTGA
- a CDS encoding glutaredoxin family protein: protein MGAVFIVYTLEFCPRCEILKDFLTSHQIPFTVADMSSAKALTELRVNGVFVQEAPVLQVGKKFLTSKELFSGDSVNEDQILQLC from the coding sequence ATGGGGGCGGTCTTTATCGTATATACACTTGAGTTTTGTCCGCGTTGTGAAATTCTCAAGGATTTTCTTACATCTCACCAGATTCCTTTCACGGTTGCAGACATGTCGTCTGCAAAAGCACTCACTGAGCTCCGCGTGAATGGTGTCTTTGTCCAGGAGGCCCCTGTCCTTCAGGTCGGGAAAAAGTTTCTGACCTCTAAGGAACTTTTTAGCGGCGATTCCGTGAATGAAGATCAAATATTGCAGCTCTGCTAG
- the thpR gene encoding RNA 2',3'-cyclic phosphodiesterase gives MVRLFVAIDLPDDISDQFRDAQNTLRSCRARLTLVEQESMHITLKFIGEVSGSSLTSITDILQTIDVPPFSMEVGLIGTNSQRAPRVVWAEVNDSGQCRNLAENIDTAFSSLGFDPEKRKFRAHITIARVRQFHQSLFDALAEISTSCSGTIPVKEFILKKSELTPDGPIYTDILRVPLQGNA, from the coding sequence ATGGTTCGTTTATTCGTTGCTATCGACCTTCCTGACGATATCAGTGATCAGTTCAGGGACGCTCAAAATACTCTGCGTTCATGTAGAGCCCGTCTTACGCTGGTTGAACAGGAGTCAATGCACATCACACTCAAATTTATTGGAGAGGTAAGTGGTTCTTCCCTCACATCCATCACCGACATACTGCAAACCATCGACGTGCCACCATTCTCGATGGAGGTAGGATTAATTGGAACCAATAGTCAGCGGGCTCCCCGGGTGGTCTGGGCAGAGGTAAATGATTCAGGACAATGCCGGAATCTTGCCGAGAACATTGATACAGCTTTCTCCTCACTTGGATTTGATCCAGAGAAAAGAAAGTTCAGGGCACATATTACTATCGCACGAGTTCGTCAGTTCCACCAATCGCTCTTTGATGCTCTGGCAGAGATATCCACATCCTGCTCCGGAACGATTCCAGTGAAAGAGTTCATTTTAAAAAAGAGTGAACTCACCCCTGACGGCCCAATATATACAGATATTCTCCGGGTACCTTTACAGGGGAATGCATGA
- the cca gene encoding CCA tRNA nucleotidyltransferase produces the protein MRFSDLEQSVLAEIRPTGDELDRMYALADRLIADIQASGKADGMMVGSVARKTCVHGDRDLDVFMLFDPSLPREDLEREGLALAWNIAKQYTDTIREKYAEHPYLNATIKGLDVDLVPCYQVQEATGIQSAVDRTPFHNRYIKARIDQYTDDVLLLKQFVKAGGVYGSDQMTEGFAGYLCELLILYHGGFHALLKEATQWKPGKFIDIEQHAAKWFEEPLVVIDPVDPCRNVSASVSETKLLEFIELCQGYLKSPSKWFFYRPPICILTEEEVSTLLKGRESAFIAMTFKTPPYIEDIVVPQLRKSLHTLVDLLKRNEFIIARADTWMLEDRSMLLFELLVDTLPAVRFHAGPPVTAHVNAAKFIEKYIHSDIIFAGPFIREGRYGVEMPRKYRRALDLLSSSEVFATALGKHVKHTMKEEYLVYSGMECWQPGFEPFLSEFLQKSSPLVRIRRAEARSHTPRLETI, from the coding sequence ATGAGATTTTCTGATCTGGAGCAGTCAGTCCTGGCAGAGATCCGCCCAACCGGGGATGAGTTAGACCGGATGTACGCACTTGCTGACCGGCTTATTGCAGATATCCAAGCGTCAGGTAAGGCTGATGGGATGATGGTCGGATCTGTTGCCAGAAAGACCTGTGTGCATGGTGATCGCGACCTCGATGTGTTCATGCTTTTTGATCCTTCCCTCCCACGCGAGGATCTGGAACGGGAGGGATTGGCCCTTGCCTGGAACATCGCAAAGCAATATACTGATACTATCAGGGAGAAGTATGCTGAACATCCTTACCTGAACGCCACCATAAAGGGACTTGATGTGGATCTTGTTCCCTGCTACCAGGTACAAGAAGCAACTGGAATTCAAAGTGCAGTTGACCGGACACCATTTCATAACCGATACATCAAAGCCCGCATAGATCAGTACACCGATGATGTTCTACTTTTAAAACAGTTTGTCAAAGCAGGAGGAGTGTACGGATCTGACCAGATGACCGAGGGATTTGCAGGATACCTGTGCGAACTTCTCATCCTCTATCATGGCGGATTTCATGCCCTGCTCAAAGAAGCTACCCAGTGGAAACCAGGAAAGTTCATCGATATCGAACAGCATGCAGCAAAATGGTTTGAAGAACCACTTGTTGTCATTGATCCTGTTGATCCATGCAGGAATGTTTCTGCTTCAGTATCTGAAACAAAACTCCTTGAGTTCATTGAGCTCTGTCAGGGATATTTAAAATCGCCATCCAAGTGGTTTTTTTATCGCCCGCCAATATGTATCCTGACCGAAGAAGAGGTGAGTACCTTGTTAAAAGGTCGGGAGTCAGCATTTATCGCAATGACTTTTAAAACTCCGCCGTATATCGAAGACATTGTTGTACCTCAGCTCAGAAAAAGTCTGCATACCCTGGTTGACCTGCTCAAAAGGAATGAATTTATAATTGCCCGGGCAGATACCTGGATGCTTGAAGACCGGAGCATGTTATTATTTGAGCTTCTTGTTGACACCCTCCCTGCAGTCAGGTTTCATGCAGGACCGCCGGTTACTGCTCATGTAAATGCAGCCAAATTTATTGAAAAATATATTCACTCCGATATCATATTTGCCGGTCCATTCATCCGCGAAGGCAGATACGGCGTGGAAATGCCACGAAAATACAGGCGGGCACTTGATTTACTCTCCTCATCAGAAGTATTTGCAACGGCTCTTGGAAAACATGTAAAACATACCATGAAAGAAGAATATTTAGTATATTCAGGGATGGAATGCTGGCAACCAGGGTTTGAACCCTTTCTCAGTGAGTTTTTGCAAAAAAGTTCACCACTCGTGAGAATACGACGGGCAGAAGCAAGATCACATACCCCCAGGTTGGAAACTATTTAG
- a CDS encoding tetratricopeptide repeat protein: MTASRPVHLFIILALMLLVMPVLSSQSDDLISDGNAFYSQGMYSEAIEAFERAIELDPSNAAPWYNKGVSLYKLGQVDEAIASYEVAIGLDPRNSDYWYNKGNALYSKNLLNEAYAAYDVAIQLDPYDVQAWMAKGNVLSDQQQYEEAIRAYDAAIQIDPDNEETWFAKGNAHYNQGNFQEAVSAYEIALQKDSKDSKAWYNKGNAQYNLDNLQDALKSYEMALTYNPKDAVAFTNKGMALADLERYEDAIDAYEDALSIDPQDLKAWTSLGQVFTTLKRYEDAVKAFQMALKLNKTDSTVWKSIGDVLMLEKRYDEALAAYEQAIALNRNDFSAWVGKGNALYGLSRSKEGLAVFEITCTMNPQYAPAWVGKGNCLSGLGRIQEADIAYEAALQLDPRNSQALAAKSRNLVTLGDPETALTSLELAISADPTNIALQGRMAEIYEKLGRYQDALDVWDSEVLNTSDPDLVRKGKATTLVRAGRESEALALYHDILVKRPNSGMLYEQYGDILALTGNREGAEDAYRKAMDIQPNLTGILLKIQALESIQKETPLSIIPIAGALCLSIAFFFRRKQH; this comes from the coding sequence ATGACCGCTTCCCGTCCGGTTCATCTTTTCATAATTCTGGCTCTGATGCTCCTTGTAATGCCGGTTTTATCTTCACAATCAGATGATCTGATCTCTGACGGGAATGCCTTTTACAGTCAGGGTATGTACTCTGAAGCCATTGAAGCATTTGAACGGGCAATTGAACTTGATCCATCCAATGCAGCGCCATGGTACAATAAAGGAGTTTCTTTATATAAACTGGGTCAGGTAGATGAGGCAATCGCATCATATGAGGTGGCCATAGGTCTTGATCCCCGTAACTCTGATTATTGGTACAATAAAGGGAATGCTCTGTATAGCAAAAACCTGCTGAATGAAGCATATGCCGCATATGATGTCGCTATCCAGTTAGATCCATATGATGTTCAGGCCTGGATGGCAAAAGGAAATGTTCTCTCTGATCAGCAGCAGTATGAGGAAGCAATCCGTGCATATGATGCAGCAATTCAGATAGATCCTGATAATGAAGAGACCTGGTTTGCTAAAGGGAATGCTCATTATAACCAGGGGAACTTTCAGGAAGCAGTCTCTGCATATGAAATAGCCCTGCAAAAAGACAGTAAAGATAGTAAAGCATGGTATAACAAGGGAAACGCCCAGTATAATCTTGATAATCTACAGGATGCATTGAAAAGTTATGAGATGGCCCTTACATACAATCCAAAGGATGCAGTTGCATTTACCAACAAAGGGATGGCTCTGGCAGATCTTGAGAGATATGAGGACGCCATTGACGCGTATGAGGATGCATTAAGTATTGATCCGCAGGATTTGAAGGCATGGACATCACTCGGTCAGGTGTTTACGACACTCAAGCGGTATGAAGATGCAGTAAAAGCATTTCAGATGGCATTAAAGCTGAACAAAACCGACTCAACCGTCTGGAAAAGTATCGGGGATGTCCTGATGCTGGAAAAACGGTATGATGAGGCATTGGCAGCATATGAGCAGGCAATTGCACTTAATCGGAATGATTTCAGTGCCTGGGTTGGTAAGGGGAATGCCCTTTACGGATTGTCACGGAGTAAGGAAGGACTTGCAGTATTTGAGATAACCTGTACAATGAATCCGCAGTATGCACCAGCCTGGGTTGGTAAGGGGAATTGTCTTTCCGGCCTTGGAAGAATCCAGGAGGCTGACATTGCATATGAAGCAGCACTTCAGCTTGACCCTCGAAACAGCCAGGCACTTGCTGCAAAAAGTCGAAACCTGGTAACCCTTGGAGATCCGGAGACCGCCCTTACTTCACTGGAACTGGCTATCAGTGCAGATCCTACGAACATCGCACTTCAGGGGAGAATGGCCGAGATATATGAGAAACTGGGTCGGTACCAGGATGCCCTGGATGTGTGGGACTCTGAGGTACTCAACACATCTGATCCCGACCTAGTCCGGAAAGGGAAAGCAACAACCCTCGTGAGGGCCGGACGGGAATCTGAAGCTCTGGCATTGTACCATGACATTCTGGTAAAAAGACCAAATTCCGGGATGCTGTATGAGCAGTATGGTGACATCCTGGCTCTCACCGGTAACCGGGAAGGGGCAGAGGATGCCTACCGGAAAGCAATGGATATCCAGCCAAACCTTACCGGAATCCTTCTCAAGATTCAGGCACTTGAATCCATACAAAAGGAGACACCCCTGAGCATCATTCCGATTGCTGGGGCATTATGTCTCAGTATCGCGTTCTTTTTCAGGAGAAAGCAGCACTAA
- a CDS encoding clostripain-related cysteine peptidase: protein MRQISHQWTNLKNKTGSLFRSSGIGGRKAIFFICHLFLLFSFVAFPSAADQNSTILIALYASGGTLEQELGLITDDFKQVVKGAENLSETIDILAAYGGADKPGWHGMTIANLTDLRIDLEDGELGNTSAYQINYPNANMGDPQMLSLFLSYISENYPSNRTFLIFIGHGQAYTGMLFDQNHDEDGLTIGELSESFGTGPWDIDLIGFDSCLMGCLEVLSGLSPYASYIIASEEAEPAEGWPYEQWISYISSHPHASVEEYAFTLAEEYMKNPRPGKTIALLDPKMADFLTAQLDQFAKDLHALAGTTEGCLSIRIALENTQQFGLTGTGELEEATMDLYSFADNIQKQTHYLSASASGVRDGINKTVLFSRHDEHIPGAHGIAVLSPVLIHPVFYEYYRESAFITPSWDRFIIRYLSCPKDEDLVLLSPEKERDTET from the coding sequence GTGAGACAAATATCACATCAGTGGACGAACCTGAAGAATAAAACTGGTAGTTTATTCAGGAGTTCAGGCATTGGAGGGAGAAAAGCCATCTTCTTCATATGCCATTTATTTTTACTCTTTTCGTTTGTTGCATTTCCGTCAGCAGCAGATCAAAATAGTACGATTCTCATCGCACTCTATGCATCAGGCGGGACTCTTGAGCAGGAGCTGGGGCTCATCACCGATGATTTTAAGCAGGTCGTTAAGGGGGCTGAAAATCTCTCTGAAACAATTGATATTCTCGCTGCTTATGGAGGTGCAGACAAACCCGGATGGCATGGGATGACGATAGCGAACCTGACCGACCTCAGGATAGACCTTGAGGATGGTGAACTTGGCAATACCAGTGCATATCAGATTAATTATCCGAATGCGAACATGGGAGACCCTCAAATGCTTTCCCTGTTTTTATCATATATTTCTGAAAACTATCCTTCAAATCGGACTTTTCTCATTTTTATCGGACATGGACAGGCATACACCGGGATGCTATTTGACCAGAACCATGACGAGGATGGTCTTACCATTGGTGAACTCTCAGAAAGCTTTGGGACAGGACCATGGGATATTGATCTTATCGGGTTTGACTCCTGCCTCATGGGATGCCTTGAAGTGCTTTCTGGTCTTTCACCGTACGCTTCATATATAATCGCGAGTGAAGAGGCAGAACCGGCAGAAGGCTGGCCATATGAACAATGGATCTCATATATCTCAAGTCACCCTCATGCATCGGTTGAAGAATATGCCTTTACTCTTGCTGAAGAATATATGAAAAATCCCCGACCAGGCAAAACAATTGCTCTCTTAGATCCTAAGATGGCAGATTTTCTGACTGCTCAACTGGATCAGTTTGCGAAAGATCTGCATGCCCTTGCAGGAACCACCGAAGGATGCCTGAGTATCAGGATCGCCCTTGAAAATACACAACAATTTGGTTTGACCGGAACCGGAGAACTGGAAGAAGCAACCATGGATCTCTACTCTTTTGCAGATAATATCCAGAAACAGACGCATTACCTCTCTGCATCTGCATCCGGTGTCCGTGATGGCATAAATAAAACCGTTCTCTTTTCCCGGCATGATGAGCACATACCGGGTGCTCATGGAATAGCGGTTCTTTCACCTGTTCTTATTCATCCGGTTTTTTATGAGTATTATCGAGAGAGTGCATTTATCACTCCTTCATGGGACCGTTTTATTATCCGGTATCTTTCGTGCCCAAAAGATGAGGATTTAGTGCTGCTTTCTCCTGAAAAAGAACGCGATACTGAGACATAA